The Gemmatimonas phototrophica region CCCCGCGGGTCCTCGATGCGAACCGGTGCGTCAGCTATCTCACCATTGAGCACCGTCAGAGCATACCCGGCGCGCTCCGCGAGTCGATGGGCGGGCTGCTGTACGGTTGCGACATCTGCAATGATGTGTGTCCGTGGAACCATAAGTTCGCGCGCGATGCGATGTTTTCCGAGTTCGCGCCACGCGACCTGTTTGCCGAGTCGTACGACCGCGAGGGCGCTCGCGCGCTGGCCCGCGAGCTCCTCATGATGTCGCCGGCCAATTACGCGGCGGCCTTCAGGGGCTCAGCGATCAAACGCGCCAAGCTGTGGATGCTGCAGCGCAACGCGTGCGTCGTGCTCGGCAACATTGGCACCGAAGAAGATCTCGCGGTATTGGAGGCGATGTGCCAGCACAAGCATGAACTCGTGCGCGAGCACTCACAGTGGGCGGTGGCGCACATCAGGCAAGGATCGGGAAACCATCCCTCGCGCTGATGGCCGGTCGTTGGGGTTCCACCAGGATTTCCCAGCCAGCGTTCGCAGGACCAAGAGCAATTCGCCTGTCTACTCGTGCCGAATCGCGTCGATAGGACTCAGGTGCGACGCCCGACGTGCTGGATACGTGCCGAATACGAGGCCGATGATCACCGCCAACGTGGCCGACATCACCAGCGTCCACGGCGAAATCACCACCTGCAATCCCTCCGCGTCCACCATCAGGTGCATCACGCCCACCGCCAAGGCGGCGATGGATAGTCCAAGCACAACGCCGAGCCCACTCCCCACGGCGGAGATGGCCACCGCCTCGGTGAGGAACTGGACGCGAATATCTCGCACATTGGCCCCAATCGCCTTCCGAATGCCGATCTCCCGGGTGCGCTCGGTCACACTCGCCAGCATGATATTCATGATGCCGATCCCCCCGACGAGCATCGAGATTCCCGCCAGCAATCCGAGAAACAGCTTCATGATGAGAAATGCCCGCGCAATCTCGGCGAGTTCGGCCTCAGCGACGATAATCTCGATGCGATCCTCCCACCGCTGAAATCGGAGTGCGAGCCAGTCTTCGATTTCACTCGTCAGCGTCGCCACGGCATCGACCGAACGGGCCTTGAGCGCAATTGACGGTGCCCCGGCGACCGCCGAATTACCCAGGGTCGCTGCCGCCCCCGCGTAGGGAATTCGTGCCGAGTAGCCGCGCTCGCCTTGGCGGGCGGCAAAAACGCCGATGACCACGCGGGGGAGGGGACCGACCCGTACCTCCTGGCCGATCAACGAAGTGGCGGGCCGGCCGTCAGCCAATTCTTCCGCGAGGCGCCACGAGAGGACCACCACCGGCGCGTTGGCGAGTGCCTCGCGTGGGGTGAATGATCGGCCGTCCGCCAGTGGACGTCGATCGGTAATGGCGATGTCTTCGGTGACGGCGGCGATGGTCGCTTTCCGTTGCTTGCCACTCCCCGGCCAGCTGACCCGTGCAGATCCACCTCGACTCATGACCGCGGCCTGCGCCGAGGGCGTCTCACGTTTCAGAGATGAAAGGTCGGCCAACGTCAACACAAGGGGATTGCGTACCGGCTCCCAACTTCCGTCAATGAGGCGAAACGTGCGCGGTTCGATCGTGACCGATTGCACATCGGTCACCCGGTCGATTTCGCTGCGGACGAAGGCTTGCATCGCATCGCCGAGCGAGAGGACGGCGACGAGAGCGGCGACCCCGATGATGACCCCCAACGTCGACAGGAGGGTGCGCAGCGGGTTCTCGCGAAGCGCACCTAGACCAACGGCGGCGGCAGATAGCGATGGGGGAAGCATTGACTACCCCGTACGGCGGCTGGACCCGGCGGGTTCCAGCGGTCTGCGAGCGCAATCGAGTGGGACCGATACCTCACGCAATGATATCGTGAATCACCTTGCCGGCCACGTCGGTGAGCCGGAAGTCGCGACCGCTGTAGTTGTACGTCAGCTTCTCGTGGTTGATGCCCAACAGGTGCAAAATGGTCGCGTGCAGATCGTGAATGTGCACGGGGTTCTCCGCGACCTTGAAGCCGAAGTCGTCGGTGCGGCCATAGGTCATACCTCCCTTCACACCGCCGCCCGCCAGCCAGATGCTGAACCCGTGCGGATTGTGATCGCGCCCGTTCGTGACGCGGCCACCCGCGCCGCCGCCGCCGGTCTCCAGCACCGGCGTGCGTCCGAACTCGGTGCCACACACCACCAGCGTGTCATCCAGCAGTCCGCGTGACTTGAGATCTTTCACCACGGCGGCGAAAGCCCGGTCGGAGTGCCTAGCGTTCACGCGGTGGCGGTTGATGTCGTCGTGGTGGTCCCACGGGTCACCCTTGGCGTAATAGACCTGCACCATGCGCACCCCTTTCTCCACGAGCCGCACCGCCATGAGACAGCCGCGCGCCGTGCTTCCCGGGCCATACAAACGCTGCGTCGCCTCGCTCTCCTTGCGAATGTCGAAGACGTCAGGCGCTTCCGTCTGCATGCGATAGGCGGTTTCCATGGCCTTGATCGCGCCCTCCAGCTCCTCGTCGTTCGGCCCCACGCGCTGCATGCGCAGGCGATTCAACTTTTCCACCAGATCCACTTCCTTGCGCTGGTCAGTAAGCGACGTGGAGTCGGAGTGGATGTTGGGAATGAGCTCGTAGGGGTCGAACTCTTCCTCGAGCCGTGGCGCCTTGTCGGCGATGAACGTGCCCTGGTGCATGGCGGGGAGAAAGCCGTTGCTCCACAGTGGCGGCCCCACCACGGTAGGCTGATCGGGACAGAGCACCACGAACCCGGGGAGGTTCTTGTTCTCGGTGCCCAGCCCGTAGGTAAGCCAGGCGCCCATGGATGGCCGCCCGGGCTGGATGTGCCCGGTGTTCATGATGAGCAGCGACGGCTCGTGGTTGGGGATCTCCGTGTGCATCGACCGGATGACGCAGATGTCGTCGGCGATCGACCCCACCTCCGGGAACAGCTCGCTGACTTCGAGACCGGACTTCCCGTAGCGCGAAAACTTGAACGGCGACTTCATGAGCGAGCCGGTCTTCCGCTCGGTCTTGATGGCGTTCGGAATGGGCTTCCCGTCGTACTTGTCCAGCTCAGGCTTGGGGTCGAAGGTGTCCACCTGCGACACGCCCCCATTCATGAACAGAAAGATCACGTGCTTGGCGCGCGGCTTGAAGTCGGGCTTGATCACCCGCTCGCCCATCGAGGAAAGCACGGAGCTCGACGCCTCCGCGATGGACGCGCCCACCATCTGCGCGAACGCCATCATGCCAAACCCGGCGCCCATCGTTCTGAGCGCCTCGCGTCGCGTGCGCGGCTGCGAGTTTACTCCGCAGCCATCGTCATGCCCGCCCGTCCCGTGCCCGTGTGCCATATGGTGCTCCTTGAAAGCGCGTGTCAGTCGATGAAGCGGAATTCCGCCGCGCTGAACAGCGCCCGTGCGTATTGCGTCCACGCCTTCATGGACACCCGGCGCGCGAGCAGGTCCTTCTTCGCCTGCTCGGCACCACCTCCAGCCCCCGCGACCTTGGCGGTAGCGGTCGTTGAACTCTGCACCTTCTTGGTCTCAGCCTCGGCCTTCGCTGTCTCGCTTGCCAGCAGCGACGCGCGCTGCTCGGCGAGAAATCCAAGCCCGAGCACGATCTCCTCTTCGACCGCGTCGCGACCGTAGAGCAAAGGATAGGCCGCACGGATCATGGCGCGATCGTCAAAATGCTTGGGCGGGGGAGGACCAGCCGCGTCGGCAGCCGTGTCCGCGGCGGTGGTTGCCGCTTTCTTCAGTGCCGTCCGGCGTGGGGGCGCGGCTCCGGCGGTGCCAGAGTCTTTTGCCACGACAGGCGCCGCCGCCGAGTCGGCCAAGCGCCGCACCAGGGCCTGTGCCTGTCGCAACACGAACGGCGAGTTCATGAAGTACAGGCTTTGCAGCGGCACGTTGGTGGCAAATCGCCGCTCGGCGCTCAGGCTCGGGCTCGGGAAGTCGAACGTCTGCAGGAAGATGTGCGGCTGGAAACGACTCACACTCGAGTACAGCGTACGGCGATTGTTTTTCTCGTCGTCGAGTTCGAGCGACGGCCCGCCAATGGAGTCGGCGAGTTCACCAGACACCGCCAACAGCGCGTCACGAATGCCCTCGGCGCTGAGGCGCTGTCGGTTGAATCGCCAAAAGTTCTGGTTCTCGGGATCAATGGTCGCCGCCTTGGCATCGTGGTCCGAGGCCATCTGGTAGACCGAGGAGAGCATGATGTCCTTGTGCAACCGCTTGATCGACCGCCCGTTCGCAACAAACTGTGTGGCCAGGTACTCCAGCAACTCGGGGTTGGTGGGGCGCGCCCCTGCAAAGCCGAAGTTGCTGGGCGTGCGCACGATGCCAGCGCCCATGTGCCAGCCCCACACGCGGTTCACGATCACGCGCGCGGCAAGCGGATGCTTGGCGATGTCCTGAGCCAGCTGCAGCCGACCACTGCCCTCTTTGTAGACCGTAGCCGTGCCGTTCTGCAACACGAGTGGGAAGCCGCGCGGCACGCGCTCACCTAGGTTGAGCGGGCTGCCGCGGATGTGCAGCGCGATGTCTTCGAGGGACTCCTTTGGCTTGTCCTTGACGCCCATGACAAACGGGATGTCCGGCAGTTCCTTCTCGAGGCGCTTTACCTCTTCGCGCATGGCGGCGAGGTGGTCGGCGGCAACGCGGCTCAATTGACGTTCCAGCCCCCAGCCGTTGAAGCGCAGCAGCGCCGGCTTGGGGAAGAACGTGTCGAGTTCGTTGTCGAGATCGAAGGCGTAGACGTCGAGGTACAGGTTGAACCGCGACCGATCCATCGTCGCGAGCTCAAGCTGGTGCTGGTCGAAGAAGCTTTCGAAGCCGTTGGGCATCGGAATGGACTTCACTTCCTCGAGCGGTGTGCCCTTGGCGATGATCTTCTTGTTCTTCTCCTCGAGCTTCTTCTGCTCCGCCGTCACGTCGAGGAGCAACCGTTGGAAGGCATCGGCCAGCTTCTGCGCCTTCTTCTTCGCCTCGGCCTTGGCTTCGTCAGTCGTACCCACCGGCTCGGCGATCATCGCCTGCCAGTCCGTCAGGAACGGGTAGTGCTTTGGCGGATCGTTCAAGAAGTCGATCCACCGTTCAAGTGTCTCCAGGTCGAGACGCGCCTCGAGGGCCGCGCGCTCCTTGGGAAGCTGCTCGCGGCCGGTCACCTGCCACGCCGCCATCATGTACTTGGAAACCTGCAGCGTGAGTACGCGCGCGAGCTGGTCAGACTCGGTGCGCATGTACTCACCCATGCCCTCGTTGAACTTCTTGATGAACTCTTTGTCTTTCTTGTATTTGTCGGCGCGAACCGAGTCGGCGATTGGATACTCGTGGTAATTGGCGTTGTTGAAGACGCCGGCCAACGCGTAGTAGTCGTGCGTTCCGATGGGGTCGTACTTGTGGTCGTGGCAGCGCGCACAGCCGACGGTAATCCCGAGGAAGCCGCGTGTGGTTACGTCCACGCGGTCGTGGCGTTCGTCCGCGCGCGCCACCGGGGGATCAGCAAGGTCGTAGTACCAGGGACCCTGACCGAGGAAGCCGAGGGCCGGGAGCAGATCTTTCCGGCGGTTCTCGGGCATCTGGTCGGCCGCCAGGTGCGCCATGACGAGGGTGTCGTACGCCATGTCCGCATTGAGGGCGTCAACCACCCAATCGCGGTAGACATGGGCCATGGGGTATCGCTCTCTACCCGAGCCGTCCATCGCCAAACCGCGGGTGTCATCCTCGGCGTAACGCGTGACATCGAGCCAGTGCCGCCCCCATTTCTCACCGTAGTGTTCGGAGGCGAGCAACCGGTCCACCACCTTTTCAAAGGCGGCGCGGGCCGTGTCGGCGAGGAAGGCTTCAACCTCTTTCTTCGTGGGCGGGAGCCCGATGAGGTCGTAGGTCGCCCTACGGATAAGCGTGCGCTTGTCGGCGGCACGGGCGGGGGTGAGCCCGCGCTGCTCGAGCTGCGCGAGCACAAAGCGATCGATGTCAGTCTTGACCCACTCGGTGTTTTTCGGCGTGGGGACCTTGATGACCGGGTGCGGGCTGAACGACCAGAATTCGCGCTCCGCCTTGGTGGCGGCGCGGCGCGGCACGGCAATGGGTGCTTCGGTCTTCGCCCATTCGGCGCCGGCCTGGATCCATTCGACGAACCCCTGGATTTCTGCGTCTGACAGCTTGGCGGCATTGCGGGGCATGCGCAGCTCTTCGCGCTCGTGCCGCAGCGCCGAAATGATGAGGCTCTGCTCAGGGTTTCCCGGAATGACCGCGGGTCCGCGGCCGCCCCCCTTGAGGATGCGCTCGCGCGAGTCGAGCCGCAGGCCACCGCGCTCCTCGTTGGTATGACACGCGAAGCACTTCTGTTCGAGCACCGGGCGGACCTTGTTAGCGAAGATCCGGGCGCCGGGTGTCATGCCGCCTTCGGCTTCTCCCGATACCGAGGCAGCAAGCACGATTTTGGGTGCGGCCTCTGGCCATGGCGCACCCATTTTTACCCACTCCACCAGCCCTTCGATTTCGCGAGGCGAGAGGGGGGGCGCGTCACGCGGCATCTCCATTTTCGCGATCTCGTGCCGGATCGCCTTAATGAGCAGGCTGGCGTTTGGGTCGCCGGGAACAATGGCCGGGCCCGACTTGCCGCCGGCGAGGAGCTCGGCCCGCGAGGTGACCCGCAAGCGGCCGCGCGTGCGCGCTTCCGAATGGCACTCGGCGCACTGCCTGGCCAGCACCGGTCGCACCCGGGTCTCGAAGAAGTCGTCGTTTGACTGCGCCGCGGCCGGAGTGGCAACCGCCGTACCGGCTGTGACGGCTGTGGCGAAGGACGCGACGAGCGTGACAAAGGACTTCATGGCTGGGCGCCGTCCAGAACGGGGGTAGGGCTCGGCCGGCAGCGGCTCGAGATAAGTCAGGAATACGCGCTTTAGCAGTCGGCTGTCAAATAATGAAAAGTTCACCGTGCCGAACTCAGCCGGTGGTTGGTACGGCTCGACAGGTCTCGTTCCCCGCTGCGTCCACCGCGCACACGGTGAGTCCGCCGGCATTCGCAGGGACCAGTGCACGCCAGAGATACTCCCCGTACCAAACAAGCGGCGTCACGCCCGCGCCGGCGGGGGTGCTCCAGCGCACTTCAACACGTTTCCACTCAGTGGGCAGCGTTGGGCCTTTGCGGTCGTGGACACGCGCGCGAACAAGGACACCGTTGGCCGACGGCGCCTGCGCGACCGGCCCCACGACCGGCGGGGCACCATCGGGCGAGAGCCCCCGGCCAAGAAAGATTCGCTCACGCTCGGCGCCCTTCACTTCGCCCTGCGCCTGCACAACATCTAACCTCCCGTCGCCGTCCAGGTCGCCCAATGCCAGCCCAAGCGTGCCCGGGGTGCTGTCGCCCACGAAGACCTGATTGGCGGTGCGAAGATGGCCTTTGCCGTCGTTCAGCAGGAGCCGGTCCGGTCCGCTCAGCGAGCCGATCACGAAATCCGCGTCGCCGTCTGAGTCGGCATCAAGGAACGCCACGACGTTGTCGTCCTCACCGATGTTCTCACTCGCAGGCCACCAGCTATCGGTCATGTCGAAGAAGCGGCCTTTCCCGTTGTTGCGGAGCACGTGCTCCCGACGGCTGGAGCCGTTGCCACCGACGATCTCACCGTCGTTCACGGTCACCAGATCGAGGAAGCCGTCGCCGTCGAGGTCCATTGCCTCGTACTCGTAGTTGTTGGTGTACTGCGGCAGCGCACGAGGATCGTTGGCGAACATTCCCGCCCCATCATTGCGATAGAGCGAGCCGCCGCCGCAGCGCTTGCAGGAGACCAGCACATCGAGGTCGAAGTCGTTGTCCACGTCAACGAATTCCAGGTCCCACGAAAAGCGAATCAGTTCGTCGGGAAGACGCGCGGCGGTGACGTCGGTGAAGCGCCCCGCGCCGTCATTGAGCCAGAGCTGTACCCGGCCGCCCGCATTGCTCATGTTGTTCCCCGCCCCCCAGTCGGCGAGCACTAGATCGAGGTCACCATCGCCGTCCACGTCACCGGGCTCGGCGTCGCCCACGCTGAGCAACACGGCGGGCAGGTGAGACGCGGTGCGTTCAACGAATCCTCCGGAAGCGGTTGCCAGGTACAGCCGGCTCTGCGTCTGATACGTTGTCCCGACAAAGACATCAACCCGACCGTCGCCGTTGAAATCGCGCGCCTTCACGACGCGGGCAATGTCCGGCGTGGTCCCGAACACCTCCGTGGTCCGTTCGACGAACGGCTTCCCCGGACCCATGTTGTAAAAAGCCCGGTTGAGCTCCGGCGTGCCGGGCGTCGAGTAATCGCCGCCATTCGCAAAAAGGAGATCAAGCCGTCCATCACCATTGAGATCCGCCAGCTCAACTTTGTTGGTCCACTCGGCGGTGGGAGCGAGCAGCGCGTCCGTCGCTTCGACCCAGAGCGCCCGGGGGACGGAGGGCTGGATCGCCGAGGCGTCCGACCGGCCAGTCACGGTGCGCGGTGCACAGGCCGCCGCGAAGGCTAAGGCCGCCGCCGCGAGAGCGAGACGACGGGGCACAGTGGGCAGGTAGTGGATTGGCATTCTTGGCAACTCGATGGGGGGTCGGTTGACAATACGGCCCGCGTATCGACCGCGCGACGTTGGTGTGCGTTGCGAGAAGTTCATCTCCGGGTTTTGCGTGGCCACTTTACAATCAAGATTTCTTGATATATTTATCCCTTGTGACTGCTACCCCTTCTTTGGATCACGGCCGCGCTGCCGAGCTCTTTCACGCATTGTCCGACGAAACCCGCCTGGGGATCCTCGCATTGCTGCGTGACGGCGAGCAATGCGTGTGTGATTTGCAGTCGGCGCTGCAGGCTGCGCAATCGCGGTTGTCGTTTCACTTGCGAGTGCTCAAGGACGCCGGCCTGGTGTCCGACCGCAAAGAGGGACGCTGGTCGTATTACACGCTGGAAGCCGAGGCGCTGGGTGAAGCCCACGATCTGGTGCGGGTGCTTGCCAGCGTGAAGCCAGCGACCGAGACAGCCCCGGTGGCGGGCAAGCGACGCCTGGCGGTCCTGGGGAGCTGCTGCGGGTAGTTCGAAACACGACGTTGAGTCAGAACCCGGGCGCACTTCGGCGCCTGTTTTTGGCCTAAACGCATCAACATTTTTTGCTGGGAGAGAATATGTCCAATATTCAGGAAGTTGTTCAGGCGCGGTACGGGGAAGCGGCGCGGCGTGTGCTGGCTGTTGCCGACAACGATCTCTCCGCCGACGGTGCGGCCAGTTGCTGCGCGCCGTCCTGTTGCGGCGGGAGTGCTTTCAACGGGACCGTCGATCCGATCACCAGCAATCTGTACGTGAGCGGCGAGACGGATGAGCTTCCGTCAAATGCCGTGCTGGCCTCGCTGGGATGCGGCAATCCCACGGCACTGGCCGAACTGCGCGCCGGCGAGACGGTGCTCGATTTGGGGTCCGGTGGTGGCATTGATGTGCTCCTGTCAGCCCGGCGCGTTGGCCCCACCGGAAAAGCCATCGGCCTCGACATGACCGATGATATGCTGGAACTCGCGCGGCGAAATGCAGCCGAAGCGGGGGTGAACAACGTGCAGTTTCTGCGCGGACGGATTGAAGAGATCCCCCTGCCCAGCAACTCAGTCGATGTCATCATCTCGAACTGCGTGATCAATCTCAGCGGCGACAAACGCACGGTGCTTGCCGAGGCGTATCGTGTGCTCAAGCCTGGCGGTCGTTTCGCGGTCAGCGATGTGGTGGTGCGCGGTGCGGTGCCCGCCGACATGCGGAAGTCCATGGAGCTGTGGGTCGGGTGCGTGGCCGGTGCGCTGGAGGAGCAGGAGTTTCTGGGGTTGCTGCGCGAGGTGGGGTTTGATGCGCCCAGCATTGAACCCACCCGGGTATATCGCAGCGAAGACGCCCGCGTATTTCTCGAGGGAGCAGGCATTCCGGTAAACGAGGCCCTCGAACATCTTGATGGGAAGTTCATGGCGGCCTTCGTACGCGCCACCAAACCTCTCACGTGAGCCGTTCGATGAGTGAGACGCTCTCCCTGTCGGTGCGCACGGCGCGTGAGGAGGATCTGCCCTCCATTGAGGCGCTGCTCCGCGACTGTGCACTGCCTACCGACGGGGTGGCACCACTCCTCATCGCCAGCCCGGATCAGTTTGTGGTGGCGACGGACCAGCGGAATACGCTGGTCGCGGTAGCCGGTGTGGAGGGCACGGGCGCGCACGGCCTGCTCCGATCGGTCGCGGTGCATCCCCAATGGCGAGCCCATGGTGTGGGCAACCGGCTCGTACAAAGGCTCGTTGAGCGAGCCGATGCTGACGGTCGGCGCGCGCTCTATCTGCTCACGACAACCGCCGAGCACTACTTTCCCCGCTTCGGCTTTGTACCGATTGGCCGGGATGAGGTACCACCCGATATCGCCGCCACCGTTGAATTCACGAGTGCCTGTCCGGGGTCAGCCATTTGCATGGTGCGGTACCACGGCGGGGCGCGCGGATGATTCGCGTCGCCACGTCTGCTGATGTCTGCATTCGCGCCTCCACCTACCGGCCGCGCGAGCGTCTCACGGCGTAGATTCTTCGCATGAGACACCATGCTCGAATTCGCGTTGCGCTGGGGGCGCTCCTGCTGACGACCGCCACAGTCACCGGTTGCACTCCGTTCGTACGGCGTGGGTCGCCGGCAGACGCCAAGGACTCCGCGCCGCTGCGGGTCATGACCTTCAACATCCGCTACGACAATCCCGGCGATGGTGTGAATGCCTGGCCCAACCGCAAGGATTGGGTGGCGTCGCTCATTCGGTATCACGGCGCCGATGTGATTGGTGTGCAGGAAGCGCTGTTGCACCAACTCACCGATCTGGACGCGCGCCTGCCGGGTTTTGCGCGCGTTGGCGTGGGGCGTACGGATGGGAAAACGAAAGGAGAATTCAGTGCCATTCTGTACCGCGCTGATCGCCTGACGCTCAAGGACAGCGGCACCTTCTGGTTATCGCCCACGCCGGACGTTGCCGGCAGCAAGGGATGGGACACCGCTATAGAGCGCGTGGCCACCTGGGCGCATTTTGCCGATCGCCGCACCGGGTGCGAATGGCTCCAGCTCAACACCCACTACGATCACATTGGTGAGGCGGCACGCCAGGAAAGTTCACGGCTCATTCGCCGTCGACTGCTGACGCTGGCCAAGGGGAAACCAGTGATCATGACGGGCGACCTCAATACGGAGCCCACGCACGCGCCCTATCGTATTCTCACGACGGAATCGCTCCAGGACGCCGTGGCTCCACTGGCCGACGCGTTCGTCACCAGCCGCACCGGCAGCTACGGCCCCACGGCCACGTGGAACGCCTTCAAGGCCATCGAAGCGAATCGGCGCATCGATTACATCCTGGTCTCGCCCTCCGTTGCGGTAGAACAGCACGCCATTCTCCCCGACATGTGGGATGGCCGATTCCCGTCGGACCATTTACCGGTGATCGCGGCGATCACCGGCATCTGCCGCTGACTTCGGCAACGCTCACGCCACTCGACGTCGGGTGGCGGGCTATCGGGTGAGCAGTTGCTGTTCGATGGCGCTAACCGCCGCTGGTGCGCCGCCGGCCTCACGAAACGCCGTCGCCACGCGCATGGCACCGGCCTTCCGTGCCATGGCCTCACGAACCGCCGCCCGCAACCGATCCGGTCGCAGTGCGGACGCGGGAAGTCGTGTACCAGCGCCGCAGATCTCCACGCGCCGGGCGACTTCCAACTGATCGCGCCCAAACGGGACCGCGCACACCGGCACGCCGTGGGCGAGCGCCTTTTGTGTGGCGCCCATCCCCCCGTGCGTAATGGCGCACACGGCTCGTGGCAGCAGTTGCGAGTGCGGTACGAAAGGCACCACCGTCGCGTTGGCTGGTACGGTGAACTGTATGGGATCGCCCGCCGGCACCGTGGCCACGACATGGACCGGTTCGTCACGCAGTGCTTCAAGGGCCACCGCCACCAATCGTCCGTCGTCCTGGTATTCGGAACTGGTGGTCACGAGCACGATAGGCCGTGAGATCTGCGCCAACCAGTCCGGCGTCGCCGATGGGGGTTCCCAGGCGCAGGGGCCAATCATGACGACATTGCCGGGCCAGTCGTGGCGCGGATACTCGAACGGTTCGGCCGTCATGTACAGCAACAGCGGGGGGCGCAGAAAGAGGTCGTCGGGGCTGCTGAACGGTGCCAAGCCAACTGACGCGCGTACGGTGTTACACGCCGGCACGATGATGCGCGACACCGCGCCAACCACCACTGGCCGCAACAGGGCATCACGCACACGTCCCAACGGACCGCGGGCGGGTGGCAACCCAGGCCCGAAGGGCGGTACATCCCGGGAGCGCAGCGCCAGCGGATACGGACTGAAGGTGGCCCATGGACCGCCCCAGGCTTCTGCGGCCGCCATCGCGCCCCAGCAATTGATATCCACCACCACCATATCCGGACGCACGTCGGCAATGGCCCGCTGCAGATCGGCGGCATCATGAGGCGCCCGGTCACAGAAGGTGCGCACGGCCAACGAGAGCGCCTGCTGTGGAGAGCGGGCCCGCCAGTCGCCCATGACGCAGGCCTCAATGCGCGCATCGATTGCCGCCGTCTGCACACCGCGCGTATTCATGCGTGGCACTTCACTCGCCAACGTGCGCAGGTGTACCTCATGGCCGCGCTCCACCAACGCGTCCAGAATGGGCGTGAGTGGAAACAGATGCCCTTTGGCGGGCGATGTGTAGGCGAGTATGCGGGGCATGACGCGACCGATCTTCGGC contains the following coding sequences:
- a CDS encoding arsenite methyltransferase; amino-acid sequence: MSNIQEVVQARYGEAARRVLAVADNDLSADGAASCCAPSCCGGSAFNGTVDPITSNLYVSGETDELPSNAVLASLGCGNPTALAELRAGETVLDLGSGGGIDVLLSARRVGPTGKAIGLDMTDDMLELARRNAAEAGVNNVQFLRGRIEEIPLPSNSVDVIISNCVINLSGDKRTVLAEAYRVLKPGGRFAVSDVVVRGAVPADMRKSMELWVGCVAGALEEQEFLGLLREVGFDAPSIEPTRVYRSEDARVFLEGAGIPVNEALEHLDGKFMAAFVRATKPLT
- the arsN2 gene encoding arsenic resistance N-acetyltransferase ArsN2 — translated: MSRSMSETLSLSVRTAREEDLPSIEALLRDCALPTDGVAPLLIASPDQFVVATDQRNTLVAVAGVEGTGAHGLLRSVAVHPQWRAHGVGNRLVQRLVERADADGRRALYLLTTTAEHYFPRFGFVPIGRDEVPPDIAATVEFTSACPGSAICMVRYHGGARG
- a CDS encoding endonuclease/exonuclease/phosphatase family protein, translated to MRHHARIRVALGALLLTTATVTGCTPFVRRGSPADAKDSAPLRVMTFNIRYDNPGDGVNAWPNRKDWVASLIRYHGADVIGVQEALLHQLTDLDARLPGFARVGVGRTDGKTKGEFSAILYRADRLTLKDSGTFWLSPTPDVAGSKGWDTAIERVATWAHFADRRTGCEWLQLNTHYDHIGEAARQESSRLIRRRLLTLAKGKPVIMTGDLNTEPTHAPYRILTTESLQDAVAPLADAFVTSRTGSYGPTATWNAFKAIEANRRIDYILVSPSVAVEQHAILPDMWDGRFPSDHLPVIAAITGICR
- a CDS encoding glycosyltransferase; its protein translation is MPRILAYTSPAKGHLFPLTPILDALVERGHEVHLRTLASEVPRMNTRGVQTAAIDARIEACVMGDWRARSPQQALSLAVRTFCDRAPHDAADLQRAIADVRPDMVVVDINCWGAMAAAEAWGGPWATFSPYPLALRSRDVPPFGPGLPPARGPLGRVRDALLRPVVVGAVSRIIVPACNTVRASVGLAPFSSPDDLFLRPPLLLYMTAEPFEYPRHDWPGNVVMIGPCAWEPPSATPDWLAQISRPIVLVTTSSEYQDDGRLVAVALEALRDEPVHVVATVPAGDPIQFTVPANATVVPFVPHSQLLPRAVCAITHGGMGATQKALAHGVPVCAVPFGRDQLEVARRVEICGAGTRLPASALRPDRLRAAVREAMARKAGAMRVATAFREAGGAPAAVSAIEQQLLTR